A region of Staphylococcus sp. IVB6181 DNA encodes the following proteins:
- the dnaA gene encoding chromosomal replication initiator protein DnaA: protein MSKKEIWGKVLELAKDELTEVSYNTWFEPPKTKLVGIEDSEAIILVNDGFIKEFLKKQYTGIVEKLFENAIGTPLKPRFVIQNDLTADAQLKTDVKEQNNEKEAEIPSFQNSSEDQFNAHNTFETFVIGPGNRFPHAASLAVAEAPAKAYNPLFIYGGVGLGKTHLMHAIGHYVLQNNKDAKVIYTSSEKFTNEFIKSIRDNETERFREKYRNIDVLLIDDIQFIQNKEQTQEEFFHTFNELHQAEKQIVISSDRPPKEISKLEDRLRSRFEWGLIVDITPPDYETRMAILQKKLEEEDVDIPLESLTYIANQIQSNIRELEGALTRVIAYSRLQGEPITTELTAEALKDIIQTPKSKKITIQDIQKVVGQYYNVRLEDFIAKKRTKSIAYPRQIAMYLSRELTDFSLPKIGEEFGGRDHTTVIHAHRTIREDMEKDTLFKQEVENLEKEIRNQ, encoded by the coding sequence ATGTCAAAAAAAGAAATTTGGGGAAAAGTTCTTGAATTAGCTAAAGACGAATTGACAGAAGTAAGTTATAACACTTGGTTTGAGCCGCCAAAAACAAAATTGGTAGGAATCGAAGATTCTGAGGCCATTATTTTAGTGAATGATGGATTTATCAAAGAATTTTTGAAAAAACAATATACCGGTATTGTTGAAAAATTATTCGAAAATGCGATTGGGACGCCGCTTAAGCCAAGATTTGTCATTCAAAATGATCTGACAGCTGATGCACAACTTAAAACTGATGTGAAAGAACAAAATAATGAAAAAGAAGCCGAAATACCAAGCTTCCAAAACAGCAGCGAAGACCAATTCAATGCGCATAATACATTTGAAACTTTCGTTATCGGACCTGGGAACCGCTTCCCGCACGCAGCAAGTTTGGCAGTAGCGGAAGCACCCGCAAAAGCTTATAACCCGTTGTTCATCTACGGAGGCGTTGGTTTAGGAAAGACACATTTAATGCACGCAATCGGGCATTACGTCTTGCAAAATAATAAAGATGCGAAAGTCATCTATACATCCAGCGAGAAGTTTACAAATGAATTCATTAAATCAATCCGAGATAATGAAACAGAAAGATTCAGAGAAAAATACAGAAATATCGATGTGCTGCTGATTGACGATATTCAATTCATCCAAAACAAAGAGCAGACACAAGAAGAATTCTTCCATACTTTCAATGAATTACATCAAGCTGAAAAACAAATTGTCATCTCAAGCGACCGACCTCCTAAAGAAATTTCAAAATTAGAAGATCGTTTGCGCTCTCGTTTCGAATGGGGCTTGATCGTTGATATCACGCCGCCTGATTACGAAACACGTATGGCAATTCTGCAGAAAAAGTTAGAAGAAGAAGATGTCGATATTCCGTTAGAATCTTTAACTTATATCGCAAACCAAATCCAATCCAACATCCGTGAATTAGAAGGTGCCTTAACTCGTGTTATCGCCTATTCCAGATTACAAGGCGAACCGATTACAACTGAACTCACTGCAGAAGCACTTAAAGATATTATTCAAACACCGAAATCTAAGAAAATAACAATCCAGGATATTCAAAAAGTGGTTGGACAATACTACAACGTGCGACTTGAAGATTTTATTGCGAAAAAACGTACAAAATCCATCGCCTATCCGCGTCAAATCGCAATGTATCTTTCTCGCGAACTGACTGATTTCTCACTACCGAAAATCGGAGAAGAATTCGGCGGCCGCGATCATACAACAGTGATTCATGCGCACAGAACTATTCGTGAAGATATGGAAAAAGATACATTATTCAAGCAAGAAGTAGAAAATCTGGAAAAAGAAATTCGAAATCAGTAA
- the dnaN gene encoding DNA polymerase III subunit beta, whose translation MMEFTIKRDYFINQLNDTLKAISPRTTLPILTGIKIDAKEEGIILTGSDSEISIEISIPKEVDGEEIVTISETGSVVLPGRFFVDIIKKLPGKDVKLSTNEQFQTLITSGHSEFNLSGLDPDQYPLLPQVSQDDAIQLPIKVLKNVIAQTNFAVSTSETRPVLTGVNWLIQDNELICTATDSHRLAVRKLKLEDEDIENKNVIIPGKALAELNKIVTDSEDDINIFFASNQVLFKVGHINFISRLLEGHYPDTSRLFPENYETKIEMSNSDFYHAIDRASLLAREGGNNVIKLSTGNQEVELSSTSPEIGTVKEDVDANNVEGSSLKISFNSKYMMDALKAIDNDEVEVEFFGTMKPFTLKPKDDDSVVQLILPIRTY comes from the coding sequence ATGATGGAATTCACGATTAAAAGAGACTATTTCATAAATCAATTAAATGACACGCTAAAAGCAATTTCACCAAGAACAACATTGCCTATCTTAACTGGTATCAAAATCGATGCGAAAGAAGAAGGTATCATTTTGACTGGTTCAGATTCAGAGATTTCAATTGAAATTTCAATCCCTAAAGAAGTCGACGGAGAAGAGATTGTCACAATTTCAGAAACAGGATCAGTCGTACTTCCTGGTCGTTTCTTTGTAGATATTATTAAAAAATTACCAGGCAAAGATGTTAAGTTATCAACAAACGAACAGTTCCAAACTTTAATTACATCGGGTCATTCAGAGTTTAACTTAAGCGGCTTAGACCCAGATCAATATCCATTGCTGCCGCAAGTTTCTCAAGATGATGCAATTCAATTACCAATCAAAGTCTTAAAAAATGTCATCGCGCAAACAAACTTCGCAGTGTCCACCTCAGAAACACGGCCAGTTTTAACTGGTGTGAACTGGTTGATTCAAGATAATGAATTAATATGCACTGCGACAGACTCGCACCGTTTGGCTGTAAGAAAATTAAAATTAGAAGATGAGGACATCGAAAATAAAAATGTCATCATTCCTGGTAAAGCTTTAGCTGAATTAAACAAAATCGTAACGGACTCAGAAGATGACATCAATATCTTCTTTGCTTCAAACCAAGTGTTATTTAAAGTCGGACACATTAATTTCATTTCAAGATTGCTTGAAGGACATTATCCTGATACTTCTCGCTTGTTCCCTGAAAACTATGAAACAAAAATTGAAATGAGCAACAGCGACTTCTATCACGCAATTGATCGTGCTTCATTGCTTGCACGCGAAGGCGGCAATAATGTCATCAAACTAAGCACAGGCAATCAAGAAGTTGAACTTTCTTCTACATCACCTGAAATCGGTACGGTTAAAGAAGATGTAGACGCAAATAATGTTGAAGGCAGCAGCTTGAAGATTTCATTCAACTCTAAATACATGATGGACGCATTAAAAGCAATCGATAACGACGAAGTTGAAGTAGAATTCTTCGGTACCATGAAACCTTTCACTTTAAAACCTAAAGATGACGATTCAGTAGTTCAATTAATTCTTCCAATCAGAACTTACTAG
- the yaaA gene encoding S4 domain-containing protein YaaA, whose translation MVEGDITLGQFLKTEGIIESGGQAKWFLKDFEVFLNGERETRRGKKLEDGDQIEIPEVGSFVIAHQGDQ comes from the coding sequence ATGGTTGAAGGTGACATTACTTTAGGACAATTCCTGAAAACCGAAGGCATTATCGAATCAGGCGGACAGGCAAAATGGTTTTTAAAAGATTTCGAAGTTTTCTTGAACGGCGAAAGAGAAACGCGTCGCGGAAAGAAACTTGAAGATGGCGATCAAATTGAAATACCTGAAGTGGGTTCTTTTGTAATAGCACATCAAGGTGACCAATGA
- the recF gene encoding DNA replication/repair protein RecF (All proteins in this family for which functions are known are DNA-binding proteins that assist the filamentation of RecA onto DNA for the initiation of recombination or recombinational repair.) has protein sequence MKLNALQLENYRNYEAVALDCHPDVNILIGENAQGKTNLLESIYTLALAKSHRTANDKELIRFGAEYAKIEGELSYRHGKMPLTMFITKKGKKVKVNHLEQHRLTQYIGHLNVVLFAPEDLNIVKGSPQVRRRFIDMELGQMSAVYLNDLSQYQRILKQKNNYLKQLQTKQKTDRTMIEVLNQQFAQYALKVTLKRAHFIAELETLAQPIHASITDDKESLEVNYRPSLKLSDTEDEAALFEEVLQLLADNMDREIERGVALYGPHRDDLGFNVNGMDAQTYGSQGQQRTSALSIKLAEIELINKEVGEYPILLLDDVLSELDDSRQTHLLSTIQDKVQTFVTTTSVEGIDHEIMKHAKLYRINQGEIIK, from the coding sequence ATGAAATTAAATGCACTCCAGCTTGAAAATTACCGCAATTACGAAGCAGTCGCATTAGATTGCCATCCTGATGTAAACATTTTGATTGGTGAAAATGCGCAAGGCAAAACCAATTTATTAGAATCTATTTACACACTTGCATTAGCTAAAAGTCATCGAACAGCTAATGATAAAGAGCTTATTCGTTTTGGTGCTGAGTATGCTAAAATAGAGGGTGAGCTGAGTTATAGACATGGCAAGATGCCGCTTACGATGTTTATAACTAAAAAAGGCAAAAAGGTTAAAGTCAACCACTTGGAACAACATCGTCTGACACAGTATATCGGACACTTGAATGTTGTTCTTTTTGCCCCAGAGGACCTGAATATCGTCAAAGGATCTCCGCAAGTCAGACGCCGCTTTATCGATATGGAGCTGGGTCAGATGTCTGCGGTGTACCTCAACGACTTATCCCAGTACCAGCGTATTTTGAAACAAAAAAATAATTATTTAAAGCAATTGCAAACGAAACAAAAGACGGATCGTACCATGATTGAAGTCTTGAATCAGCAATTTGCGCAATATGCTTTGAAAGTGACACTTAAACGTGCCCATTTCATTGCAGAATTGGAAACACTCGCACAACCGATTCATGCCAGTATTACTGACGACAAAGAATCTTTAGAGGTCAATTACCGTCCAAGCTTGAAGCTGTCTGATACTGAGGATGAAGCAGCGTTGTTCGAAGAGGTACTTCAACTGCTGGCAGATAATATGGACAGAGAGATAGAACGCGGTGTGGCACTCTACGGCCCGCATCGTGATGATTTAGGTTTCAACGTAAATGGGATGGACGCACAAACGTATGGTTCGCAAGGACAGCAGCGTACATCTGCATTATCAATCAAGCTGGCTGAGATTGAACTGATCAACAAAGAAGTCGGCGAATACCCTATCTTATTGCTTGATGATGTGCTGAGTGAATTAGATGACTCCCGTCAGACTCACCTGCTGAGTACAATTCAAGATAAGGTACAGACCTTTGTGACAACAACGTCTGTAGAAGGTATTGATCATGAAATTATGAAACATGCAAAACTTTACCGAATAAACCAAGGTGAAATTATCAAGTGA
- the gyrB gene encoding DNA topoisomerase (ATP-hydrolyzing) subunit B, whose product MEALSDVNNTEDYGAGQIQVLEGLEAVRKRPGMYIGSTSERGLHHLVWEIVDNSIDEALAGYADRIDVVIEKDNWIRVEDNGRGIPVDIQEKMGRPAVEVILTVLHAGGKFGGGGYKVSGGLHGVGSSVVNALSETLEVYVHRNDKVYNQAYKRGIPQYDLKVVGEAEGTGTVIRFKADPEIFTETTEYQYEILQKRIRELAFLNKGIQITLRDEREEEVREDSYHYEGGIKSYVELINENKEPLFDEPVYLHDRKDDVEVEIALQYNKGFATNLLSYANNIHTYEGGTHEDGFKRALTRILNSYGTKQGIIKEDKERLSGEDTREGLTAIVSIKHSNPQFEGQTKTKLGNTEVRQIVDRLFTEDMERFLMENPQVARIIVEKGIMASRARIAAKKAREVTRRKSALEVSSLPGKLADCSSKNPDESEIFIVEGDSAGGSTKLGRDSRTQAILPLRGKILNVEKSRLDRILNNNEIRAMITAFGTGIGGEFDITKARYHKIVIMTDADVDGAHIRTLLLTFFYRFMRPLIEAGYVYIAQPPLFKLTQGKQKYYVFNERELEKLKSELKPTPKWSISRYKGLGEMDADQLWETTMNPEHRSMLQVTLDDAIEADMTFEMLMGDVVENRRQFIEDNAVYANLDF is encoded by the coding sequence GTGGAAGCATTGTCAGATGTGAACAACACGGAAGATTATGGTGCTGGACAAATACAGGTATTAGAAGGGCTTGAAGCCGTTCGTAAACGTCCGGGTATGTATATCGGATCTACTTCAGAAAGAGGTCTGCACCATCTCGTATGGGAAATTGTAGATAATAGTATTGACGAAGCATTAGCTGGCTATGCTGATAGAATCGATGTCGTTATCGAAAAAGACAACTGGATTCGCGTAGAAGATAACGGTCGCGGCATTCCAGTAGATATTCAAGAAAAAATGGGCCGTCCTGCAGTTGAAGTTATTTTAACTGTTTTGCATGCCGGAGGTAAATTCGGCGGCGGCGGATATAAAGTATCAGGCGGTTTGCATGGTGTAGGCTCTTCTGTAGTTAACGCACTTTCAGAAACTTTAGAAGTTTATGTACACCGTAATGATAAAGTGTATAACCAAGCTTATAAACGCGGTATTCCGCAATACGACTTGAAAGTTGTAGGAGAAGCGGAAGGTACAGGTACAGTGATCCGTTTTAAAGCGGACCCTGAGATTTTCACTGAAACAACTGAGTATCAGTATGAAATCCTTCAAAAACGTATTCGTGAATTAGCTTTCTTAAACAAAGGCATTCAGATTACATTACGCGATGAACGCGAAGAAGAGGTAAGAGAAGATTCTTATCACTATGAAGGCGGTATTAAATCTTACGTTGAATTAATCAACGAAAACAAAGAACCGTTATTTGATGAGCCTGTTTATCTTCATGACCGCAAAGATGACGTAGAAGTCGAAATCGCATTGCAGTACAACAAAGGCTTTGCGACAAACTTATTATCTTATGCCAACAACATTCATACGTATGAAGGCGGTACGCACGAAGATGGATTCAAACGTGCGTTGACACGTATATTGAACAGCTATGGTACAAAACAAGGTATTATCAAAGAGGATAAAGAGCGTTTATCTGGTGAAGATACACGTGAAGGTTTAACAGCAATTGTGTCTATCAAACACAGTAATCCTCAATTCGAAGGACAAACGAAAACAAAATTAGGCAATACGGAAGTACGCCAGATTGTAGACAGACTCTTCACAGAAGATATGGAGCGTTTCTTGATGGAAAACCCTCAAGTAGCTCGTATTATCGTGGAGAAAGGCATTATGGCATCTCGTGCCCGTATCGCAGCTAAAAAAGCGCGTGAAGTAACACGCAGAAAATCAGCACTTGAAGTGTCCAGCTTACCTGGTAAATTAGCAGACTGTTCAAGCAAGAACCCGGACGAAAGTGAAATCTTCATAGTCGAAGGCGACTCTGCCGGAGGGTCTACAAAATTAGGCCGAGACTCTAGAACACAAGCGATTCTGCCATTACGAGGCAAGATTTTGAACGTTGAAAAATCACGCTTAGACAGAATCTTAAACAATAACGAAATCCGTGCCATGATTACAGCATTCGGTACAGGTATCGGCGGAGAATTCGATATTACGAAAGCGCGCTATCATAAAATCGTTATTATGACAGATGCCGATGTGGACGGTGCGCATATCAGAACGTTGTTATTGACATTCTTCTACCGTTTCATGCGTCCGTTGATTGAAGCGGGATATGTATATATTGCACAACCGCCGTTATTCAAATTAACGCAAGGCAAACAAAAGTATTATGTCTTTAACGAACGTGAATTAGAGAAATTAAAATCAGAATTGAAACCGACACCGAAATGGTCAATTTCTCGTTACAAAGGTTTAGGGGAAATGGATGCCGATCAATTATGGGAAACTACAATGAACCCTGAACACCGCTCAATGCTTCAAGTAACATTGGATGATGCGATTGAAGCGGATATGACATTCGAAATGCTGATGGGCGATGTCGTTGAAAACCGCCGTCAATTTATCGAAGACAATGCAGTCTATGCAAACTTGGATTTCTAA
- the gyrA gene encoding DNA gyrase subunit A encodes MAEYPESRIIERNISNEMRESFLDYAMSVIVSRALPDVRDGLKPVHRRILYGLNEQGMTPDKPYKKSARIVGDVMGKYHPHGDSSIYEAMVRMAQDFSYRYPLVDGQGNFGSMDGDGAAAMRYTEARMTKLSTELLRDINKDTINFIDNYDGTEREPEVLPARFPNLLVNGASGIAVGMATNIPPHNMTEVINGILSLSHNPDITIAELMEDITGPDFPTAGLILGKSGIRRAYETGRGSIQMRARAEIEERGGGRQRIVVTEIPFQVNKARMIEKIAELARDKRIDGITDLRDETSLRTGVRVVIDIRKDANASVILNNLYKQTPLQTSFGVNMIALINGRPKLINFKEALVEYLEHQKVVVRRRTEYNLKKAEDRAHILEGLRIALDHIDEIITTIRESETDKVAMERLQERFELSERQAQAILDMRLRRLTGLERDKIESEYNDLIAYIEELREILADEEKLLQLVRDELIDVRERFGDERRTEIQLGGLDQIEDEDLIPEEQIVITLSHNNYIKRLPVSTYRSQNRGGRGIQGMNMLDEDFVSQIVTMSTHDHVLFFTNQGRVYKLKGYEVPELSRQSKGIPVINAIELENDESISTMIAVKDLEKEDAYLVFATKNGIVKRSSLSNFSHINRNGKIAINFRDEDELVAVRLTDGTKDVLLGTSRASLIRFRESLLRPLGRTAAGVKGISLREGDFVVGLAVANGDSEDEVLVVTENGYGKRTPIGEYRLSNRGGKGIKTATITEKNGDIVCITTVTGEEDLMIVTDHGVIIRIDVSDISQNGRSAQGVRLIRLGEDQFVSTVAKVQEEPEDELEGTSDSGALPGEDEPTPTVEEQVIESDDDDRTIHTEVVDETEDEDGERKEVRQDFMDRVNEDIENADSEDEDNEEE; translated from the coding sequence ATGGCTGAATATCCTGAATCAAGAATAATTGAACGAAATATTAGTAACGAGATGCGTGAATCGTTCTTAGACTATGCGATGAGTGTTATCGTATCTCGTGCTTTGCCAGACGTCAGAGATGGTTTGAAACCGGTACATCGTCGTATATTATACGGTTTGAACGAACAAGGAATGACGCCTGATAAACCGTATAAGAAATCCGCACGTATCGTAGGTGACGTAATGGGTAAATACCACCCTCACGGGGACTCATCTATCTATGAGGCTATGGTGCGTATGGCTCAGGATTTCAGCTATCGTTATCCTCTTGTTGACGGTCAAGGCAACTTTGGTTCAATGGATGGCGATGGTGCAGCTGCAATGCGTTATACCGAAGCACGTATGACGAAACTTTCTACAGAACTATTAAGAGATATCAATAAAGATACAATCAACTTCATTGATAACTATGACGGGACAGAAAGAGAGCCGGAAGTCTTACCGGCACGTTTCCCGAACCTCTTAGTAAATGGTGCTTCAGGGATTGCAGTAGGTATGGCAACAAACATTCCGCCGCACAATATGACAGAGGTCATCAATGGTATTTTAAGCCTAAGCCACAATCCTGATATTACAATTGCGGAATTGATGGAAGATATTACAGGTCCTGACTTCCCGACTGCAGGTTTAATCCTAGGCAAGAGCGGTATTCGCCGTGCATATGAAACAGGACGCGGTTCTATTCAAATGCGTGCACGTGCTGAAATCGAAGAACGCGGCGGCGGTCGCCAACGTATCGTTGTGACTGAAATCCCGTTCCAAGTCAATAAAGCACGTATGATTGAAAAGATAGCAGAATTAGCACGTGATAAACGAATAGACGGTATTACAGACTTGCGTGACGAAACAAGTTTGCGTACAGGTGTCAGAGTAGTTATTGATATTCGAAAAGATGCCAACGCAAGTGTTATCTTGAATAACTTATATAAACAAACACCGCTGCAAACTTCATTTGGTGTGAATATGATTGCATTAATCAACGGCAGACCGAAATTAATCAATTTTAAAGAAGCGCTAGTTGAATACTTAGAACACCAAAAAGTAGTTGTACGCAGACGTACAGAATACAATTTGAAAAAAGCCGAAGATCGTGCACATATCTTAGAAGGTTTAAGAATTGCCTTAGACCATATCGATGAGATTATTACGACAATCCGTGAATCAGAAACAGATAAAGTCGCAATGGAACGTTTGCAAGAACGCTTCGAACTTTCTGAACGCCAAGCACAAGCTATCTTGGACATGCGTTTAAGACGTTTAACAGGTTTAGAAAGAGACAAAATCGAATCTGAATATAACGATTTGATTGCTTATATTGAAGAGTTGAGAGAAATCCTTGCGGACGAAGAAAAATTATTGCAATTAGTACGTGATGAATTAATTGATGTCAGAGAACGCTTCGGTGATGAACGCCGTACTGAAATTCAACTTGGCGGTCTTGATCAAATCGAAGATGAAGACTTGATTCCAGAAGAACAAATCGTTATTACATTAAGTCATAACAACTACATCAAACGTTTACCGGTTTCAACGTACCGTTCGCAAAATCGTGGCGGACGCGGTATACAAGGTATGAACATGCTGGATGAAGACTTTGTCAGTCAGATTGTTACGATGAGTACCCATGACCATGTATTGTTCTTTACAAACCAAGGCCGTGTCTACAAACTCAAAGGTTATGAGGTGCCGGAACTCTCACGTCAGTCTAAAGGTATCCCTGTAATCAACGCAATTGAGTTAGAAAATGATGAATCCATCAGTACGATGATTGCGGTGAAAGACCTAGAAAAAGAAGATGCTTATCTTGTTTTCGCAACGAAAAACGGTATTGTGAAACGTTCATCATTAAGCAACTTCTCGCACATTAACAGAAACGGTAAAATCGCAATCAACTTCAGAGATGAAGACGAACTTGTTGCGGTACGTCTAACAGACGGCACAAAAGATGTATTATTAGGTACTTCTCGTGCATCGCTCATCCGCTTCAGAGAATCACTCTTAAGACCACTCGGCCGTACAGCAGCAGGCGTAAAAGGTATCTCATTACGTGAAGGCGACTTTGTTGTGGGACTTGCAGTTGCGAATGGCGATAGTGAAGATGAAGTGCTTGTAGTCACTGAAAATGGTTACGGTAAACGTACACCGATTGGTGAATACCGTCTTTCTAATCGCGGCGGTAAAGGTATTAAAACAGCGACAATCACAGAGAAAAACGGTGATATCGTTTGTATCACTACCGTAACTGGCGAAGAAGACTTGATGATTGTGACAGATCATGGTGTCATTATCAGAATCGATGTCAGCGATATTTCTCAAAACGGACGTTCAGCACAAGGTGTCAGATTGATTCGTCTAGGCGAAGATCAATTTGTATCTACTGTCGCAAAAGTTCAAGAAGAACCAGAAGATGAATTAGAAGGTACTTCTGACAGCGGTGCACTTCCTGGAGAAGACGAACCGACACCGACAGTCGAAGAACAAGTGATTGAATCAGACGATGACGACCGTACAATTCATACAGAAGTTGTCGATGAAACTGAAGATGAAGACGGCGAAAGAAAAGAAGTAAGACAAGACTTCATGGATCGCGTGAATGAAGATATTGAAAATGCGGATTCAGAAGATGAAGATAACGAAGAAGAATAA
- a CDS encoding NAD(P)H-hydrate dehydratase, translating into MEILTDVTIPKRQDETHKGDYGKILLIGGNANLGGAIIMAARSCIYSGSGLITVATHPTNHAALHSRCPEAMVIDINDTKMLTKMIEISDSILIGPGLGRDFKGNNAMTFLLQNIQPHQNLIIDGDAISIMSKLKVEIPDCRNIVFTPHQMEWERLSGIPIEEQTYERNREAVDQIGTAVVLKQHGTEIYLKDKTYKLEIGTPAMATGGMGDTLSGIITSFIGQFDDFNYAVKAGTYVHSYVGEYLSKEMYVVPPSNLIAEIPYAMKRLEEKED; encoded by the coding sequence GTGGAAATTTTAACAGATGTTACTATTCCAAAAAGACAAGATGAAACCCATAAAGGGGACTACGGCAAGATTCTTTTAATCGGCGGTAATGCGAATTTAGGCGGCGCAATTATTATGGCTGCTCGTTCATGTATATACAGCGGAAGCGGACTGATCACAGTCGCAACGCATCCGACTAACCATGCGGCACTGCATTCACGCTGTCCAGAAGCAATGGTTATTGATATCAACGATACAAAAATGTTAACGAAAATGATAGAAATCTCAGATAGTATTTTAATCGGACCTGGACTAGGCAGAGATTTCAAAGGTAATAACGCAATGACATTCTTACTCCAAAATATTCAACCGCATCAAAACTTGATTATTGACGGAGATGCAATTTCTATTATGAGTAAATTGAAAGTAGAGATTCCGGACTGCCGTAATATCGTATTCACACCTCACCAAATGGAATGGGAAAGATTGAGCGGTATTCCGATTGAAGAACAAACTTATGAACGTAATCGCGAAGCAGTTGATCAAATCGGCACAGCGGTAGTCTTAAAGCAGCATGGTACTGAAATCTATTTAAAAGATAAAACTTACAAATTAGAAATCGGCACACCTGCGATGGCAACAGGCGGTATGGGTGATACACTTTCTGGTATCATTACTAGCTTCATCGGCCAATTCGATGATTTCAACTATGCGGTTAAAGCAGGTACTTATGTACACAGTTATGTTGGCGAGTATTTATCTAAAGAAATGTATGTAGTACCGCCATCAAACTTAATAGCGGAAATTCCATATGCGATGAAACGTTTAGAAGAAAAAGAAGATTAA